A genomic region of Drosophila kikkawai strain 14028-0561.14 chromosome X, DkikHiC1v2, whole genome shotgun sequence contains the following coding sequences:
- the LOC108076043 gene encoding uncharacterized protein encodes MFYAMRMKLKLAKIVKKRQPKRKTKKSCIFHMSCPELDAIMGPPRRKPGKIVIHPIHALHLINKGLKSAKEAGDRKGLMKLMRHRQHVQAILRLLEVYSKMARLNIQERKESPQVMDPK; translated from the coding sequence ATGTTTTATGCGATGCGAATGAAACTCAAACTCGCCAAGATTGTGAAGAAACGGCAACCCAAGCGCAAGACCAAGAAATCGTGTATCTTTCACATGAGTTGCCCGGAACTGGACGCCATTATGGGTCCACCAAGACGCAAGCCGGGCAAGATTGTTATCCATCCAATTCATGCCCTCCATCTCATCAATAAGGGTTTAAAAAGTGCCAAGGAGGCTGGAGATCGCAAGGGTCTAATGAAACTAATGCGTCATCGTCAGCATGTCCAGGCGATCCTCCGCCTGTTGGAGGTCTACAGCAAAATGGCACGTTTGAATATTCAGGAGCGTAAGGAATCTCCGCAGGTTATGGATCCCAAATAA